In Deinococcus detaillensis, the following are encoded in one genomic region:
- a CDS encoding MerR family transcriptional regulator yields the protein MLGISQDWEGGIEDFVEEANQRLAEVLPLDRASRPKDEVNARLVRHYTTEGLLPAPRREGREARYGRLHLLSLLALRRLMADGLSGKALISALTERSEEDLARLARNGNIGLEIVLRSGAPPGNPALTYLSSLREQVSPRLMAFAPLLRAAPELPREEAAEDRSRRRSASQSVVRVQVTRGLVVELSETFRWPKSEQARLELLEALWASLVDARQASSSASEDDT from the coding sequence ATGTTGGGGATTTCACAGGATTGGGAAGGCGGCATCGAGGACTTCGTCGAGGAAGCCAATCAGCGGCTGGCTGAGGTGTTACCGCTCGACCGGGCTTCACGTCCCAAGGACGAGGTTAACGCCCGGCTGGTGCGGCATTACACCACCGAGGGGTTGCTGCCCGCGCCGCGGCGCGAGGGCCGCGAGGCCCGGTATGGACGCCTGCATCTGTTGAGTCTGCTGGCGCTGCGCCGGTTGATGGCCGATGGGCTGAGCGGCAAGGCGCTGATCTCAGCGCTGACTGAGCGCTCAGAAGAAGACCTGGCACGGCTGGCCAGGAACGGCAACATCGGGCTGGAGATCGTCTTGCGCAGCGGCGCGCCGCCGGGCAACCCGGCCCTGACTTACCTGTCCAGCCTGCGGGAGCAAGTGTCGCCTCGTCTCATGGCATTTGCTCCGCTCTTGCGGGCTGCGCCAGAACTCCCGAGAGAGGAGGCAGCGGAGGATCGTTCACGTCGGCGCAGCGCTTCCCAGTCGGTGGTGCGGGTGCAGGTGACACGCGGCTTGGTGGTGGAACTCTCGGAGACGTTCCGCTGGCCGAAGAGTGAGCAAGCCCGCTTGGAACTGCTCGAAGCCCTGTGGGCGTCGTTGGTTGACGCACGGCAGGCCTCCTCCAGTGCGTCAGAGGATGACACCTAG
- a CDS encoding replication initiator protein A: MTADSQNFADELNIARLNLISALDIIDGLRDWSVTTSLGDRLVNVKCQALPEYGVPRGIDNDVNTAILVLFGEQGQPADGKVSVSATQLLKLAGFRRTGPYYAMLHESLERLRTTSYRISGGWRDHPKRRWSNVGFSILNKVEYSSAEGGQFDERTVITLVLAEEIVHSILSGYTKPLDLAFMHSLSRPRTRILYRVLDAMRVNPERPSEMVDVLDVNIVEWADQCKMSSSRLQDMRRGLAGPHEELIRKGYLRDVRYLGRGRSQRIVYTFTQQFVPLSPRLMARFRKYGVADGVVQVLAQDRSNVALEAAIDEFECQLAAGMQIKKTHAAALVHLIKNPDQYTVREVMGAPVKSPRRTAIPVATPVPDTGALLQSMTLQERGEYLIKQLNLLYRNKLRPQELDDVRQAVIEGRLQAQRVLEEAIKALGQIDGESFIAELKQALQT, encoded by the coding sequence ATGACAGCCGATTCACAAAATTTTGCAGATGAGCTCAACATCGCACGTCTGAACCTGATCAGCGCGCTCGACATCATCGATGGCCTGCGCGATTGGTCTGTCACGACCAGCCTGGGTGACCGGTTGGTTAACGTGAAATGTCAGGCACTCCCTGAATACGGCGTACCGCGTGGGATCGACAACGACGTCAATACGGCGATTTTGGTACTTTTTGGCGAGCAAGGACAGCCGGCGGACGGCAAGGTGAGCGTCAGCGCTACACAGCTGCTCAAACTGGCGGGCTTCAGACGGACTGGCCCCTACTACGCCATGCTGCATGAAAGCCTGGAGCGGCTGCGTACCACCTCCTACCGGATCTCTGGAGGTTGGCGTGATCACCCCAAGAGGCGCTGGAGTAACGTGGGGTTCAGTATCCTCAACAAAGTTGAATACAGCAGTGCTGAGGGCGGCCAGTTCGACGAGCGTACGGTTATCACCCTAGTTCTGGCTGAAGAGATCGTTCACTCCATCCTGAGCGGTTACACCAAACCGCTGGATCTGGCGTTTATGCATAGCCTCTCGCGGCCGCGCACCCGCATTCTCTACCGGGTGCTCGACGCTATGCGCGTCAACCCTGAGCGGCCCAGTGAAATGGTGGACGTCCTCGACGTGAACATCGTCGAGTGGGCCGACCAGTGCAAGATGTCGAGTAGCCGACTCCAGGACATGAGGCGCGGTCTGGCCGGACCGCACGAGGAACTGATCCGCAAAGGATACCTGCGCGACGTGCGGTACCTCGGACGCGGCCGGAGTCAGCGGATCGTTTATACCTTCACCCAACAGTTCGTGCCGCTTTCACCCAGACTGATGGCTCGCTTTCGCAAATACGGCGTGGCCGACGGCGTGGTGCAGGTACTGGCCCAGGATCGCTCGAATGTAGCGCTTGAAGCGGCTATCGACGAGTTTGAGTGTCAGCTGGCCGCCGGAATGCAGATCAAGAAAACGCATGCGGCGGCGTTGGTTCACCTCATCAAGAATCCTGATCAGTACACCGTGCGCGAGGTCATGGGTGCGCCGGTGAAATCGCCGCGCCGCACCGCCATTCCCGTAGCCACACCAGTGCCAGACACCGGTGCGCTGCTGCAGAGCATGACCTTACAGGAACGCGGCGAGTACTTGATCAAGCAGCTCAATTTGCTCTACCGCAACAAACTGCGTCCGCAGGAACTTGATGACGTTCGTCAGGCGGTGATCGAGGGCCGATTGCAAGCGCAGCGTGTGCTCGAGGAGGCCATCAAGGCACTGGGACAGATCGATGGCGAGAGCTTTATCGCTGAGCTGAAACAAGCTCTTCAAACGTGA
- a CDS encoding ParA family protein — protein MGTFKLAIVGRKGGVGKTTTAIHLAAHLARSRRTLLVDGDDRAYASTWARGGAMPFAVDGIGGLMTVGEYEAAVIDSQADPSEQEISTLGRHSTLLVLPAIPEAQAVSGLMQTVAVLDRAGVPRTRAAVLLTMDTRVGSATAEAREALAGAGLHVLTRTVRDTVAFRHASSGGLLVHKVGSAAGKMAWLDYEVVLRELLELAGDYSVQA, from the coding sequence ATGGGGACTTTTAAACTTGCGATCGTTGGCCGCAAAGGCGGCGTTGGGAAGACGACGACGGCTATTCATCTGGCAGCTCACCTGGCCCGCTCTCGGCGAACACTATTGGTGGACGGCGACGACCGTGCCTACGCCTCGACCTGGGCGCGCGGCGGTGCCATGCCGTTCGCCGTTGACGGCATCGGCGGCCTGATGACAGTCGGGGAGTACGAGGCGGCCGTCATTGATTCGCAGGCAGATCCGAGTGAGCAGGAGATCAGTACCCTGGGCCGTCACAGTACACTGCTGGTTCTCCCAGCTATTCCCGAAGCACAGGCGGTCTCAGGTCTGATGCAGACCGTGGCGGTACTGGACCGTGCGGGCGTACCAAGAACGAGGGCGGCTGTACTGCTGACAATGGATACGCGGGTGGGGAGCGCGACGGCCGAGGCCCGTGAGGCGCTGGCGGGTGCCGGTCTTCACGTTCTGACCCGCACTGTGCGCGACACCGTAGCATTTCGCCATGCCAGCAGCGGCGGCCTCTTGGTGCATAAGGTCGGCAGCGCCGCCGGGAAGATGGCTTGGCTGGATTATGAGGTGGTCTTG